One window of Dechloromonas sp. ZY10 genomic DNA carries:
- a CDS encoding chorismate lyase: MRLRKSWRATLAAPAPEAWLRSWLLEPGSLTRRCQGRCRHFQVCLLAQGRAPDLVAAKPARARQTLVREVLLCCDGVPVIFAHTTLSTVGRGRLNRWLARLGSRSLGSLLFAYPGFCRGAIECTRLDRRDPLYRAALAALPAGSALPPQLWARRSTHALGGQQVSVCEVFLPAIRALTG; the protein is encoded by the coding sequence GTGCGGCTGCGCAAATCCTGGCGCGCCACGCTGGCGGCGCCAGCGCCCGAAGCCTGGCTGCGTTCCTGGTTGCTGGAGCCGGGTTCGCTGACCCGGCGCTGCCAGGGCCGGTGCCGGCATTTCCAGGTGTGTCTGCTCGCCCAGGGGCGGGCGCCGGACCTGGTCGCCGCCAAGCCGGCGCGGGCGCGCCAGACGCTGGTGCGCGAAGTCCTGCTCTGTTGCGACGGGGTGCCGGTGATTTTTGCCCACACCACGCTGTCGACCGTGGGGCGCGGCCGCCTCAACCGCTGGCTGGCCCGACTCGGCAGCCGTTCGCTGGGTTCCTTGCTGTTTGCCTATCCGGGCTTTTGCCGGGGGGCCATCGAGTGTACCCGGCTGGACCGGCGCGACCCGCTGTATCGCGCCGCGCTGGCAGCGCTGCCAGCCGGCAGCGCCCTGCCGCCGCAACTCTGGGCGCGCCGTTCGACGCACGCGCTGGGCGGGCAGCAGGTCAGTGTTTGCGAGGTCTTCCTGCCGGCGATCCGGGCCCTCACCGGCTGA
- a CDS encoding L,D-transpeptidase, whose translation MLSPVGAVPEAASAVADTLATALASCRQLLLCLAADWQATSGHLQRFERDAAGWQPVGEAWPVMLGRNGLAWGMVGMPAGALNTAPENVPGSALAGAPDLALSATATATAPQAAPHKIEGDGRAPVGLFPVTALFGYAAADSELARAARLPYLAAHPGLQCVDDAMSAHYNQVVDRAAVTVDWGSAEEMRRADGRYELGAVVAYNQPPQPGRGSCIFLHVWEAPGVPTAGCTALALPAMRELAGWLDAAAQPLLLQWPQAAESDLACYGLSGVLPLMDLLRIR comes from the coding sequence GTGCTGTCTCCTGTGGGTGCCGTGCCCGAAGCGGCCAGCGCTGTTGCCGATACGCTGGCGACGGCGCTGGCCTCCTGCCGCCAGTTGCTGCTCTGTCTCGCTGCCGATTGGCAGGCGACGAGCGGGCATTTGCAGCGGTTTGAACGCGATGCGGCCGGCTGGCAACCGGTGGGCGAGGCGTGGCCGGTGATGCTGGGGCGCAACGGCTTGGCCTGGGGGATGGTCGGCATGCCGGCCGGTGCGCTCAACACCGCGCCGGAGAATGTCCCGGGAAGTGCACTCGCAGGCGCACCAGACTTAGCCCTGTCCGCAACCGCAACCGCAACCGCACCGCAAGCCGCTCCACACAAAATCGAAGGCGACGGTCGGGCGCCGGTCGGGCTGTTTCCGGTGACGGCCTTGTTTGGTTATGCCGCTGCCGACAGCGAGCTGGCGCGGGCGGCGCGGCTGCCGTATCTGGCGGCGCATCCGGGTTTGCAGTGCGTCGATGATGCCATGTCGGCGCATTACAACCAGGTGGTGGATCGTGCCGCTGTCACGGTCGACTGGGGTTCGGCCGAAGAAATGCGGCGGGCCGATGGGCGTTACGAGCTCGGCGCGGTCGTCGCCTACAACCAGCCGCCGCAGCCCGGGCGCGGTTCGTGCATTTTTTTGCACGTGTGGGAGGCGCCGGGCGTGCCGACCGCCGGCTGCACCGCGCTGGCGCTGCCGGCGATGCGCGAACTGGCCGGCTGGCTCGACGCCGCCGCGCAGCCGCTGCTGCTGCAGTGGCCGCAGGCCGCCGAGAGCGACCTGGCCTGCTACGGCTTGTCCGGGGTGCTCCCCTTAATGGATTTGCTCCGCATCCGTTAG
- a CDS encoding DUF3800 domain-containing protein, translating into MNTTFYLDESGHSGDMVNSGDNFDFNSQPYFVLAAVGLSDEAAHATHVAKLRTLHRIPKGGACKNFCVNGHLAGDCHAPRSDDGRSKESSTQRVAGQPAG; encoded by the coding sequence ATGAACACTACGTTCTACCTTGATGAAAGCGGCCACAGCGGCGATATGGTGAATAGTGGCGATAACTTCGACTTCAACAGCCAACCATACTTTGTGTTGGCGGCGGTTGGATTGAGCGACGAAGCTGCACATGCTACGCATGTGGCCAAACTGCGCACCTTGCACAGAATCCCTAAAGGAGGGGCGTGTAAGAATTTTTGTGTAAACGGTCATTTGGCAGGAGACTGCCACGCCCCAAGGAGCGATGATGGCCGTAGCAAAGAAAGCAGTACCCAAAGAGTTGCTGGACAGCCTGCTGGCTGA
- the nirJ gene encoding heme d1 biosynthesis radical SAM protein NirJ, which yields MFRISQFMQEINAPTPVGPRRNPPGPVVIWNLIRRCNLTCKHCYSISADTEFAGELNFAEVATVMDDLKAFRVPVLILSGGEPLLRPDIFEIAQRAKAQGFYVALSSNGTLIDESNIERIAECDFNYVGVSLDGLGATHDKFRRLDGAFEKSLHGIRLCRDLDLKIGVRYTMTQDNAQDLPGLLKLIEDEGIDRFYFSHLNYAGRGNKNRKDDAQHQLTRWAMDLLFDTCLDYQQRGLHKEFTTGNNDADGAYFLHWVRRRFPASAEHIAAKLVQWGGNASGVNVANIDNLGNVHPDTMWWHHTLGNVRERPFSQIWSDLSDPLLAGLKQHPRAVEGRCAGCAHLARCNGNTRVRAQQLTGNPWAEDPGCYLSDEEIAA from the coding sequence ATGTTCCGCATTTCGCAATTCATGCAGGAAATCAACGCCCCGACCCCGGTCGGGCCGCGCCGCAATCCCCCCGGTCCGGTCGTGATCTGGAACCTGATCCGCCGCTGCAACCTGACCTGCAAGCACTGTTATTCGATTTCTGCCGATACCGAGTTTGCCGGCGAGCTGAATTTTGCCGAAGTGGCGACGGTGATGGACGACCTCAAGGCTTTCCGCGTGCCGGTGCTGATCCTTTCCGGCGGCGAGCCGCTGCTGCGCCCGGATATTTTCGAGATCGCCCAGCGGGCCAAGGCGCAGGGCTTTTACGTCGCGCTCTCATCCAATGGCACGCTGATCGACGAAAGCAACATCGAGCGCATTGCCGAATGCGATTTCAACTACGTCGGCGTCTCGCTCGACGGGCTGGGCGCCACCCACGACAAATTCCGCCGCCTTGACGGCGCCTTCGAAAAGTCGCTGCACGGCATCCGCCTCTGCCGCGACCTCGACCTCAAGATCGGCGTCCGTTACACGATGACGCAGGACAACGCGCAGGACCTGCCCGGTCTGCTCAAACTGATCGAGGATGAGGGCATCGACCGCTTCTACTTCTCGCACCTCAACTACGCCGGGCGCGGCAACAAGAACCGCAAGGACGACGCGCAGCACCAGCTGACGCGCTGGGCGATGGACCTCCTCTTCGACACCTGCCTCGACTACCAGCAGCGCGGCCTGCACAAGGAATTCACCACCGGCAACAACGACGCCGACGGCGCCTATTTCCTGCACTGGGTGCGCCGCCGCTTCCCGGCCAGCGCCGAACACATCGCCGCCAAGCTGGTGCAGTGGGGCGGCAATGCTTCCGGGGTCAATGTCGCCAATATCGACAACCTGGGCAATGTGCACCCCGACACCATGTGGTGGCACCACACCCTCGGCAATGTTCGCGAGCGGCCGTTTTCGCAAATCTGGAGCGACCTCTCGGACCCGCTGCTGGCCGGCCTCAAGCAGCACCCGCGCGCGGTCGAAGGGCGTTGTGCCGGTTGTGCCCACCTCGCGCGCTGCAACGGCAATACCCGCGTGCGCGCCCAACAACTGACCGGCAACCCGTGGGCGGAAGACCCCGGCTGCTACCTGAGCGACGAGGAGATCGCGGCATGA
- a CDS encoding four-helix bundle copper-binding protein, giving the protein MERREVLKTAAAAVAGALSASAFAAGQHDHHHHEHHDHGGAQRNAALIAATADCLKTGEACLAHCLYLLGNGDKEMAACAQSVNELLASCTALMKLAGQDSRYVPALAKVAGEICANCEKECRKHADHHAECKACADSCAACVKECKKAAA; this is encoded by the coding sequence ATGGAACGTCGCGAAGTTCTCAAAACTGCTGCCGCCGCCGTTGCCGGCGCGCTCTCCGCCAGCGCCTTCGCTGCCGGTCAGCACGACCATCACCACCATGAGCACCACGACCACGGCGGTGCCCAACGCAACGCCGCACTGATCGCCGCCACCGCCGACTGCCTCAAAACCGGCGAAGCCTGCCTTGCCCACTGCCTCTACCTGCTCGGCAACGGCGACAAGGAAATGGCCGCCTGCGCCCAGTCGGTCAACGAACTCCTCGCCTCCTGCACCGCGCTGATGAAACTCGCCGGCCAGGACTCCCGCTACGTCCCCGCCCTGGCCAAGGTTGCCGGCGAAATCTGCGCCAACTGCGAAAAAGAATGCCGCAAACACGCCGACCACCACGCCGAATGCAAAGCCTGCGCCGATTCCTGCGCCGCTTGCGTCAAGGAGTGCAAGAAGGCGGCGGCGTAA
- a CDS encoding IS256 family transposase has protein sequence MAVAKKAVPKELLDSLLADYRKPEDLIGENGLLKQLTKLLVEKALEAEMADHLGHGKNEPVENPAGNTRNGKSRKTLKGEFGELPIEIPRDRHGTFEPQLIPKHQTRWTGFDDKILSLYARGMTVREIQSHLEEMYGAEVSPTLISLITDAVVDEAKAWQSRPLDSIYPIVYLDCIHVKVRDGSVRVKAVYLAIGLNLAGEKEVLGLWIAQTEGAKFWLQVVTELKNRGVQDIFIACVDGLKGFPEAIEAVYPHAAVQLCVVHMVRHSLNYVSWKMRKAVAADLRRIYTSATADEAEQMLGEFEDKWDDAYLPISQSWRRNWPRIIPFFDYPPEIRKVIYTTNAIESVNMSLRKITKNRGSFPSDEALMKLFYLALRNISQKWTLPIRDWKAALTRFTIQFEDRMNNL, from the coding sequence ATGGCCGTAGCAAAGAAAGCAGTACCCAAAGAGTTGCTGGACAGCCTGCTGGCTGACTATCGAAAACCGGAAGACCTGATTGGCGAGAACGGCTTGCTCAAGCAGCTCACCAAGTTGCTGGTCGAGAAAGCGTTGGAGGCGGAGATGGCCGACCATCTCGGCCACGGCAAGAATGAGCCGGTGGAGAATCCGGCGGGCAATACGCGTAACGGAAAGAGCCGTAAGACGCTCAAAGGGGAATTCGGCGAACTACCGATAGAAATTCCCCGCGACCGCCACGGCACCTTCGAGCCGCAGCTGATTCCCAAGCACCAGACCCGCTGGACGGGCTTCGACGACAAGATTCTGTCACTGTACGCCCGGGGCATGACGGTCCGCGAAATCCAGTCGCACCTGGAAGAGATGTATGGCGCCGAGGTCTCGCCTACACTGATTTCATTAATCACCGATGCCGTGGTTGATGAGGCCAAAGCCTGGCAGTCACGGCCTCTGGACAGCATCTACCCCATCGTTTATCTGGACTGCATCCACGTCAAAGTCAGGGATGGCAGCGTACGGGTCAAAGCCGTCTATCTGGCGATTGGACTCAACTTGGCCGGTGAGAAGGAAGTGCTGGGGCTGTGGATTGCCCAGACGGAAGGCGCCAAGTTCTGGTTGCAAGTCGTCACAGAACTCAAAAACCGGGGGGTGCAGGATATCTTCATTGCCTGCGTCGATGGCCTGAAGGGCTTTCCAGAGGCCATTGAAGCCGTTTATCCCCACGCCGCCGTTCAACTGTGCGTCGTCCATATGGTTCGGCATAGCCTGAACTACGTCTCATGGAAAATGCGCAAGGCGGTGGCCGCTGACCTCCGGCGGATTTACACCAGCGCTACTGCTGACGAAGCGGAGCAAATGCTCGGCGAATTCGAAGACAAATGGGACGATGCCTACCTGCCCATTAGCCAGTCCTGGCGCCGCAATTGGCCGCGAATCATCCCGTTCTTCGACTACCCGCCGGAAATACGTAAAGTCATCTACACGACCAATGCGATTGAGTCGGTGAACATGAGCCTGCGCAAAATCACCAAGAACCGAGGCTCGTTTCCTAGCGATGAGGCACTGATGAAATTGTTCTACCTGGCACTGCGCAACATCAGCCAGAAATGGACACTGCCTATTCGGGATTGGAAGGCAGCATTGACCCGATTTACTATCCAGTTCGAAGACCGGATGAACAACCTGTAA
- a CDS encoding response regulator transcription factor, translating to MSEPDFPHSGSRLLVVDDDRLCRTTHRLMLAKHFDVLSAASGEEALTLCDQALPDLILLDVTMPGLDGYQTCRLLRERHPRIPIIFVTGCQTLDEHLTAFEAGGDDLIVKPVEYEILLHKIRLALQRHATAAQLQAEKDNLHSMAMQFLSSAGENGTLLNFTRAAIQCRDYGTLSEQLVAAIREFDLGCSVMIRHGGETTIRTGAGEPSPLEQAILEHASTMGRIFQLGSQCVFNYDHVSIVVRGLPEDEDKRGRIRDNLTILAETAEGLCDNVAMRQKSGAHAEQLQLALGGAVASIESLRLRQQQLLLDSRLLLQEMIDSIEKAYAWLDTAPNQEQAISSTMEAAVHKVLDMLTAGNQKDAADFQSVLDALRGPGAGNDDVSLF from the coding sequence ATGAGCGAACCTGATTTCCCCCACAGCGGCAGCCGCCTGCTGGTCGTCGATGATGACCGCCTCTGCCGGACCACGCACCGTTTGATGCTGGCGAAGCATTTTGACGTGCTTTCTGCCGCCTCCGGTGAGGAAGCACTCACCTTGTGCGACCAGGCCCTGCCCGACCTGATCCTGCTCGACGTGACCATGCCCGGTCTCGATGGCTACCAGACCTGTCGCCTGCTGCGCGAACGCCATCCGCGCATACCGATCATCTTCGTCACCGGCTGCCAGACGCTGGACGAGCACTTAACAGCCTTCGAAGCCGGCGGCGACGATCTGATCGTCAAGCCGGTCGAATACGAGATCCTGCTCCACAAGATCCGCCTGGCCTTGCAGCGCCACGCGACCGCCGCCCAGTTGCAGGCCGAAAAGGACAACCTGCACAGCATGGCGATGCAGTTCCTGTCCTCGGCTGGTGAAAACGGCACCCTGCTCAACTTCACCCGCGCTGCGATCCAGTGCCGCGATTACGGCACGCTGTCCGAGCAACTGGTCGCCGCGATCCGCGAATTCGATCTCGGCTGCAGCGTGATGATCCGCCACGGCGGCGAAACCACCATCCGCACCGGTGCCGGCGAGCCCTCGCCACTGGAACAGGCGATTCTCGAACACGCCTCGACCATGGGCCGGATTTTCCAGTTGGGCAGCCAGTGCGTATTCAATTACGACCATGTTTCGATTGTCGTGCGCGGCCTGCCCGAAGACGAAGACAAGCGCGGCCGCATCCGCGACAACCTGACCATCCTTGCCGAAACCGCCGAAGGCCTGTGCGACAACGTCGCGATGCGGCAAAAATCCGGCGCCCATGCCGAACAGCTGCAACTGGCGCTGGGCGGCGCGGTCGCGTCGATTGAAAGCCTGCGCCTGCGCCAGCAGCAATTGCTGCTCGACAGCCGCCTGCTGCTGCAGGAGATGATCGACAGCATCGAAAAGGCTTATGCCTGGCTCGACACCGCCCCCAACCAGGAACAGGCGATCAGCAGCACGATGGAAGCAGCGGTGCACAAGGTGCTGGACATGCTCACTGCCGGCAACCAGAAAGACGCGGCTGATTTTCAGAGCGTGCTCGACGCGCTGCGCGGCCCCGGTGCCGGCAACGACGACGTCAGCCTGTTCTGA
- a CDS encoding cytochrome D1 domain-containing protein encodes MNLKEITKIMIPAGFALCSLLALSELAQAADAPAAPVAYKEHCASCHGEARLGGIGPALLPDNLARLRKAEAEKVIRESRPATQMPAFGDQLSAAEVKALVDYIYTPVKPLPVWGEKEITASRIVHEAQPLPDRPVFKADPLNLFVVVESGDHHVSVLDGDKLERIHRFPSRFALHGGPKFTPDGRYVYFASRDGWVTKYDLWNLKVISEVRAGINTRNAAVSGDGKFVAVANYLPHSLVILDADLNFVKSIPVADKDGKTTSRVSAVYDASPRQSFVAALKDVKEIWEISYNPQAPEIPAGIIHDFKYREGAFVPGFLNPQRSQTEDYLDDFYFTQNYDEVMGASRNDAKSVVSGQVINLDARKKIADLELPGMPHLGSGISWKWKDAQGQERTVMATPNLNEGIISIIDMATWKTIKQIKTRGPGFFMRSHELSRYAWTDSMMSREFKDTMQVIDKQSLEVVAELKPEPGKTFAHVEFTRDGKYVLASLWEMDGALIIYDAVTLKEVKRLPMKKPVGKYNIWNKITKSEGTSH; translated from the coding sequence ATGAACCTCAAGGAAATCACCAAGATCATGATCCCCGCCGGCTTCGCGCTGTGTTCGCTGCTGGCGCTGAGCGAACTGGCCCAGGCCGCCGATGCGCCGGCTGCACCTGTTGCCTACAAGGAACACTGCGCTTCCTGTCACGGCGAGGCGCGGTTGGGCGGCATCGGCCCGGCGCTGCTGCCGGACAACCTGGCCCGCCTGCGCAAGGCCGAAGCCGAAAAGGTCATCCGCGAAAGCCGCCCGGCCACGCAAATGCCGGCTTTTGGTGACCAGCTTTCGGCGGCCGAGGTCAAGGCCCTGGTCGACTACATCTACACCCCGGTCAAGCCGCTGCCGGTGTGGGGCGAGAAGGAAATCACCGCCTCGCGCATCGTGCATGAAGCGCAGCCCCTGCCCGACCGGCCGGTATTCAAGGCCGACCCGCTCAACCTCTTCGTCGTCGTCGAATCCGGCGACCATCATGTTTCGGTGCTCGACGGCGACAAGCTGGAACGCATCCACCGCTTCCCCTCGCGCTTTGCGCTGCACGGCGGGCCGAAGTTCACGCCGGATGGCCGCTACGTCTATTTCGCCTCGCGCGACGGCTGGGTCACCAAGTACGACCTGTGGAACCTCAAGGTGATCAGCGAAGTCCGCGCCGGGATCAACACCCGCAACGCCGCCGTCTCCGGTGACGGCAAGTTTGTCGCGGTTGCCAACTACCTGCCGCACAGCCTGGTCATCCTCGATGCCGACCTCAATTTCGTGAAGTCCATCCCGGTCGCCGACAAGGACGGCAAAACCACTTCGCGGGTTTCCGCCGTCTATGACGCCAGCCCGCGCCAGAGCTTTGTCGCCGCGCTCAAGGACGTCAAGGAAATCTGGGAAATCTCGTACAACCCGCAAGCGCCGGAAATCCCCGCCGGCATCATCCACGACTTCAAGTACCGCGAAGGCGCTTTTGTCCCTGGCTTCCTCAACCCGCAGCGCAGCCAGACCGAGGATTACCTCGACGACTTCTATTTCACCCAGAACTACGACGAGGTGATGGGCGCCTCGCGCAACGACGCCAAGAGCGTGGTCAGCGGCCAGGTGATCAATCTTGACGCGCGCAAGAAGATCGCCGACCTCGAACTGCCCGGCATGCCCCACCTCGGCTCCGGCATCAGCTGGAAGTGGAAGGACGCGCAGGGTCAGGAACGCACGGTGATGGCGACCCCCAATCTCAACGAGGGGATCATCAGCATCATCGACATGGCGACCTGGAAAACGATCAAGCAGATCAAGACCCGTGGCCCCGGCTTCTTCATGCGCAGCCACGAGCTCAGCCGCTACGCCTGGACCGACTCGATGATGAGCCGCGAATTCAAGGACACCATGCAGGTGATCGACAAGCAAAGCCTGGAAGTCGTCGCCGAACTCAAGCCCGAGCCGGGCAAGACCTTCGCTCACGTCGAATTCACCCGCGACGGCAAGTACGTCCTCGCCAGCCTGTGGGAAATGGACGGCGCGCTGATCATCTACGACGCCGTCACGCTCAAGGAAGTCAAGCGCCTGCCGATGAAAAAGCCGGTCGGCAAGTACAACATCTGGAACAAGATCACCAAGTCCGAAGGTACCAGCCATTGA
- a CDS encoding DUF192 domain-containing protein has protein sequence MKSIFSLLAGLLALVLVPVAQAEMPRMELTAGMYRIDTEVAADQQNRMLGLMHRKSMPQHHGMLFVFPQANTHCMWMRNTLLPLSVAFIDDNGVVINIEDMQPQTEDSHCAKRPARFALEMNLGWFRERGIKSGSKIGGIERAPQPR, from the coding sequence ATGAAATCCATTTTTTCCCTCCTCGCCGGCTTGCTGGCGCTTGTTCTGGTGCCAGTGGCGCAGGCCGAGATGCCGCGCATGGAGCTGACCGCCGGCATGTACCGGATTGATACCGAAGTTGCCGCCGACCAGCAGAACCGCATGCTCGGCCTGATGCACCGCAAGAGCATGCCGCAGCACCATGGCATGCTGTTCGTGTTTCCGCAGGCGAATACCCACTGCATGTGGATGCGCAACACGCTGCTGCCGCTGTCGGTCGCCTTCATCGACGACAACGGTGTGGTGATCAATATCGAGGACATGCAGCCGCAAACCGAGGACAGCCACTGCGCCAAGCGCCCGGCACGGTTTGCGCTGGAAATGAACCTCGGCTGGTTCCGCGAACGCGGGATCAAATCCGGCAGCAAGATCGGCGGCATCGAGCGCGCGCCGCAGCCACGGTAA
- a CDS encoding pseudouridine synthase, translating into MARIVVFNKPYGVLSQFTPEGKWRALAEFIPLKGVYVAGRLDADSEGLLLLTDDGQLQARIAEPKHKLEKTYWAQVEGIPDEAALDRLRAGIALSDYVAKPAKVRLIDAPAGLWERDPPIRYRAAIPTSWLEIRISEGKNRQVRKMTAAIGYPTLRLVRAAIGRLDLAGLAPGEWRQFVGGLADLAPPAALAQRPVAPPSRKKTGKYTP; encoded by the coding sequence GTGGCCCGGATCGTCGTTTTCAACAAGCCTTATGGCGTGCTCAGCCAATTCACCCCCGAGGGGAAGTGGCGGGCGCTGGCCGAGTTCATCCCGCTCAAGGGGGTGTATGTCGCCGGCCGCCTCGATGCCGACAGCGAAGGACTGCTGCTGCTGACCGACGACGGCCAGTTGCAGGCGCGCATCGCCGAGCCCAAGCACAAGCTGGAAAAAACCTACTGGGCGCAGGTCGAGGGTATTCCCGACGAAGCGGCGCTCGACCGGCTGCGCGCCGGGATCGCCTTGTCCGACTACGTTGCCAAACCCGCCAAGGTGCGGCTGATCGACGCGCCCGCAGGGCTGTGGGAGCGCGATCCGCCGATCCGCTACCGGGCGGCAATTCCGACCAGCTGGCTGGAAATCCGCATCAGCGAGGGCAAGAACCGGCAGGTCAGGAAGATGACGGCGGCCATCGGCTATCCTACGCTGCGCCTGGTTCGGGCGGCGATTGGCCGGCTCGACCTGGCCGGACTGGCGCCCGGCGAGTGGCGTCAATTCGTCGGTGGTCTGGCCGATCTGGCGCCGCCGGCTGCCTTGGCGCAGCGTCCGGTAGCGCCCCCTTCCCGCAAAAAAACAGGAAAATACACACCATGA
- a CDS encoding nucleoside recognition domain-containing protein, producing MLNRIWIAFVLFAFAAASWQALHGDVEVFARLLTALFDSAKTSFDIALGLVGLMSLWLGVMKVGERGGLIEALARLLAPFFRCIFPAIPPGHPASGSIAMNFSANLLGLDNAATPLGLKAMRELQEINPQKTVASDPMLMFLVLNTAGITLIPTSVIAIRQSLALKQGLVGFNAADIFLPTLLATFVSFTAGLIAVARWQRINLLCRPVLVFFAGFAALLAGLYLWLGGLPPEEMARAMGALGSGTVLAIIGLFVGVAAWRGVDVYASFVEGAKDGFNVAIQIVPYLVAMLAAIALFRASGGMGWLVEGIAWGVRGLGLNTDFVPALPVGLMKTLSGSGARGLMVDVMTTYGVDSFAGRLAAIIQGSTETTFYVLAVYFGSVGITQTRYAVAGGLIADAVGLVGAILIGYAFYH from the coding sequence GTGCTCAACCGGATCTGGATTGCTTTTGTCTTGTTCGCCTTCGCGGCGGCGTCGTGGCAGGCGCTGCACGGCGATGTCGAGGTCTTTGCGCGGCTGCTGACAGCTTTGTTCGACAGCGCCAAGACCAGTTTCGACATCGCGCTCGGGCTGGTCGGGCTGATGAGCCTGTGGCTGGGGGTGATGAAGGTGGGCGAGCGCGGCGGCCTGATCGAGGCGCTGGCGCGGCTGCTGGCGCCGTTTTTCCGCTGCATCTTTCCGGCGATTCCGCCGGGGCACCCGGCCAGCGGCAGCATCGCGATGAATTTTTCGGCCAACCTGCTCGGCCTCGACAACGCGGCGACGCCGCTGGGGCTGAAGGCGATGCGCGAACTGCAGGAGATCAACCCGCAGAAGACGGTGGCGAGCGACCCGATGCTGATGTTCCTGGTCCTCAATACCGCCGGGATCACCCTGATCCCGACCTCGGTGATCGCGATCCGCCAGAGCCTGGCGCTCAAGCAGGGGCTGGTCGGCTTCAACGCCGCCGACATCTTTCTGCCGACCCTGCTGGCGACCTTTGTCTCGTTTACCGCCGGGCTGATCGCGGTCGCCCGCTGGCAGCGCATCAACCTGTTGTGCCGGCCGGTACTGGTCTTCTTTGCCGGTTTTGCCGCGCTGCTCGCCGGGCTGTACCTGTGGCTGGGCGGCTTGCCGCCGGAAGAAATGGCGCGGGCGATGGGGGCGCTGGGCAGCGGCACGGTGCTGGCGATCATCGGGCTCTTTGTCGGCGTCGCCGCCTGGCGCGGCGTCGATGTGTACGCCAGCTTTGTCGAGGGCGCCAAGGATGGCTTCAATGTCGCGATCCAGATCGTGCCTTACCTGGTCGCGATGCTGGCGGCGATTGCGCTGTTCCGCGCCAGCGGCGGCATGGGCTGGCTGGTCGAGGGCATCGCCTGGGGCGTGCGCGGGCTGGGGCTGAATACCGATTTTGTCCCGGCGCTGCCGGTCGGGCTGATGAAAACCCTGTCGGGCAGCGGCGCGCGCGGCTTGATGGTCGATGTAATGACCACCTACGGCGTCGATTCCTTCGCCGGGCGGCTGGCGGCGATCATCCAGGGCTCGACCGAAACCACCTTCTATGTGCTGGCGGTGTATTTCGGCAGCGTCGGCATCACGCAAACCCGCTACGCGGTGGCCGGCGGCCTGATCGCCGACGCGGTCGGGCTGGTCGGTGCAATCTTGATCGGCTACGCCTTTTATCACTGA
- a CDS encoding HIT family protein yields the protein MPMFVDTSPPGECIFCRLIAGEIPAAKVYEDELTLAFMDIGQVNPGHVLVAVKRHAATLLDLTPAEAGAAMQTAQRIAQALKASFDPPGITLLQANGKEGDQTVFHFHLHVVPRHGNDGIALSWPRKDPPREVLEEYAGRLRGSLVG from the coding sequence ATGCCGATGTTTGTTGATACCTCGCCGCCCGGCGAATGCATTTTCTGCCGCCTGATTGCCGGCGAAATCCCCGCCGCCAAGGTCTATGAAGACGAACTGACGCTGGCCTTCATGGACATCGGCCAGGTCAACCCCGGCCACGTGCTGGTCGCCGTCAAACGCCACGCCGCCACCCTGCTCGACCTGACGCCGGCAGAAGCCGGCGCCGCAATGCAAACCGCGCAGCGCATCGCGCAAGCCCTCAAAGCCAGCTTCGACCCGCCCGGCATCACCCTGCTGCAAGCCAACGGCAAGGAAGGCGACCAAACCGTCTTCCACTTCCACCTGCACGTCGTCCCCCGCCACGGCAACGACGGCATCGCCCTCTCCTGGCCGAGAAAAGACCCGCCGAGGGAGGTGCTGGAGGAGTATGCGGGGAGGTTGCGGGGGAGTTTGGTGGGGTGA